ACAACAGGCGGACAACACCGGACGAGATCGCTGCTACAACGGTGTTTCTGCTTTCTGAAAAATCCCGCTCCATAAACGCGGAATATTTTCATGTGGACGGTGGTTATGTGCATCTCGACAGACGCGTCGCGGCGCGGTAAGCATTTATTATCTTTTTATATGCCTGTGAACAGTTGCGTCGCTGCATAAGAACTTCCTTTGGTACATACGTGCTGCGTCATTGTTGAATGATGCTGTAGGATACAAAGCAGCAAACAGCTGCGTTCCTGATTCTGGCACTTTCTCGCCAGCCGGCATTTTTTGCGGATGATCCGCCTGCAACTGAAAAAGCCTGCAGGACTTTTTTGTCAATGCGCAGGCCTGGCCCGCCTGAACTTTCCAGATCAGCAAGAGGATATGGGGATCAGTCAGCAGGTAAAAAACGCGCACTTTGGCCAGGGCCGCTGCCGGCAGTACCCCGGCGCATTGACTTTTCGCCGGGCAACCTGCTGTTGTTACCATTGATTCCCTTCTCCCTGACGTGCTCCCGGGACCAGCTGATCCTGGTTGTCATTATCCGGGGATTGTATCAGAAAAAGTCGGGGTCGTGATCTGTGGCATCAGGAAAGTGATCCGGCAATACGTAACGGGATGGATGATGGAAACCGGCTGTTTGCTGTAACGAATTGTATCGGGTTGCTGATCCTGAAAATTCCTTAAGCGATATTAGGTGAAAGGGATGGAGGATGGATAAAAGATAAAAAACAGCTACAGGCCGTTGCTGCGGAAAAGCAGGATCAGCCCGTATCATCAGGAAGGGCTTCCCCTTACACGGATACACCGAGCAATCTGCAAAGTCTGTCTCGGAAAGTACTGTCTTTAAAACCGAGTACTTTCACTGTATCATCCGGATTGATGATTACGGCTCCGTCCCGGTGCCTGACAATTTCCCCGGACAAGGGAGAGAGTCTTTTAGCCATTTGGGTGATTTTGTTGATGCCTTCCACACTATCTGCCCCAAGGTATGAAGCGCCGTTATAAAAAATGTAGTCGTAAATGGACATAAGCAATGGTTCAATTGTTGAGATGGTTCTGCCAGTGCTAAAAGGTAGGAATTTTTTTGCTTTTGATCCGGTTTTCCAAATTTTTAATGATTCCCGGGCATGCTGTCGTATTTCAGGTGTTTGTCCCGGCACGACCGGTTTGAAATGCACCGGGTACAGGCAAGTATTGATTTCCAGCGAACATTCAGCGCTGTTCCCGACGCTTGATATGCCAGTGCCGGTCAGCATATATCAGGGACAGGGTATGTTGTTGCAGCAGCCCTTCTTTGAAGTTGAACACGCTACCAAATGGTGTAACACGAATACTTGTGGTGTAGGTAACCGTTGCCCCGTTGCCAGGTTTTGGCGTGTTTACCTCCAGAATAGTCTCCAATAACTTTTCACCCGCCTTTACATATTGAATATGGCGCCGCCGCTCCGTTTCGGGGGTGGTCAGCAGGTAAGGCGCGGCTTTGGCCGTAAAGCTGAGCCAGGCAGCCGTATCCCCTAATGGCTTCTTTTTTCTGATGACCACATAACCTGCCCTGTCAAGCCCGGCAGCTTTGATCTGTGCGATGGTCTTTGGGTCCCCCAGGTAGACCGGTAGCCCGATTACCTGCGGGTATTGCTGCTCCAGGATAGCGTTTGCTTCGGAAGAAGAAAGTGTTGCTTTCCCGCAGCTTGTCCAGAGGACCGGAAAGCAGCAGAGACAAAGGGCATACGTGAACTGTTTCATGTGTATTTTTTATGTGTACATCAATGCTTATCCGTTATAATTCAGGTCTGTTTCATCCATGTAGCGGATGAGCCTGGTTTTGAGATCATCCAGGAAACTGGTGCGGTTCTTTTTGCGGATCCGCAGCTCCTGGAAACTCCGGTAATAGTTGCCCAGGTCAACAGTGAAGGCGTCGCAGAAGAAATCTGCCAGGTCTTTGATGGTCGCCTTTCCGCCATTCAACATACCGGACTGTTGCAGGGCATAGAGCAGTTCCACGAGTGCAGCCTTACTGCCCGTCCATTGCAGCACTGGCGTATGACCAGTTGCAGTAACGTTATAACCTTGCCTGCGTTGCAGGTATGATTCGATCCAGGCACTCACTTTTTCTTTGGCATAAAACGCGGCAAGTACGGTACTGCAGCGGGCGGTCGGCCAGTCCGCGTATAGGCAGGCCCCCCAGTCTGCCAGTTCACCGGGTACCGTGCATCGGGTGAACAATTTATCATCCAGCAGTTCTTGACCGGACTGCAGATAAGTGCGCAGGAAACCGTGCCGGTTAAAAAAGGCCGCAATGTCCGCCAGCGCCTGCTGGTAGTACGCGTATATCTGTTCGCTGCCTACAGGGGGTGCTGCGGCCAGCAGTGCGGAGACATCGCGGTGAAACATCCAGTCGCTTTCCGGTCCCGGCCGCATCTCTTTAAAGAAGCGGATCTCTTCCGCACTGTCCGCAAAGCCCTTGTCCTGAGCATATTGCATCAGGCGTTCAAACATTTCCAGGCAGGCTGCTGCCATCCGGCGGTGCTGCTGCAGCATATCCGTTGTGGCGGTAAGTATAGCAGACAGGGTAGTTTCCAGTTCCGCTTTTAAAGTGGCGCAATAAGACGGGTAAATCTGTGTCTTTCATAGCTATTTCATTTAGTGGCATCAGTTAAATCATTTGCAGGATGAAGGTATGATTACAGGAAAACTCAACAACTTGATAATTATCAAGAAAAGAGGCATGAGTGAAGAGGTTATGCATGCATTTGCGTTTATCTGCTTGCGTCATCATATGGTGATGCTGATCAAATGCAGATCCTTCGGAGTAAGCACATGTTATGTGGTTCAAACTGCAGCACCAGTTCTGGTCAGTTTAACCTGGCAGAGCAGCAACTGATGCGTGTCTTTTTCATCAACAGGCGGTTAATCCGCCGGCGCTGCCGGATTGCTTTTACAGTCGTTGGTATATATTTGCAGCCGACCGATATCCGGCAAGCACTGTGCCCGGATAATTGATGAATCATGATACAATATGAACATACGACAGCTCATTCCCGCGATACTATTTCCACTCTGTTATGCGGTTTCGCTGCAGGGTCAGCCTGCCAGCATTATGATTGTTGGTTCGGATCACCTGGCCCAGCTGTATGACAGCAGTCATCCCAACACTGATGTGTTCAACCGGCAACGGCAGGCAGAAATCAGGACATTTGTCGCTGCAGCCACACAATTCAGACCTGACGCGGTGATGGTCGAGGTATTACCCGCACGGCAGGCTGAGCTCGACAGTCTATACCGGTTGTATGCGCAGGATAAGCTGAGTTTCGAAAGCCTGAAAGATGGCAGAAGCGAGGTATACCAGCTGGCATTCCGGATTGGCCGGCAGTCAGGACTGCCCGTCATCTTTTGCGTGAATGCCCCCGGAGGTACCTCGCAAAGTATCCTGGACAACGGAGACCGCATACAGTTGTTTAAAGACGAGGAGCAGTCGGTCAGACGGCTCGTCATGGAAAAGATGCATGCATTGCGGGCAGACAGTTTGTCGCTGCATGATTACCTCCTGTTCCTGAACCAGCCGGCTACATATAACAGGGTTTACCGGTTGCGTTACATGACACCGGCAAGGGTGACGAACGGGACATTTAAAAACCCGGATGCCATGGTCGACACCGCTTTTATCGACAAAAAATATATCGGTGCAGAGCTGGCTGCGATTTATAAAACAAGGGATTATAAAATATATTCCAACATCGTTACCACACAGCTGCAGACCGGTGCCAAAAAGATACTCCTCATCATCGGTGCAGCCCATGTTGGTTCACTCAAAAGCATGTTCCGGGATGACCCCGCATTCGAGCTGGCAGATACAGAAAAAATCCTGCGCAGCTTCCGCAAGTCTCCCGGCCGGCCCTGATGAGCTATCTCTGTAGTCTGAGCCGTATCCCGTCCACTGCAGGATGCTGACCAATTGAATTGATCGTCCCGGTCCGGATGGCGCTTTCCAGCCATCCTGCTGTATGATATAGTGTTCATAATTCACGCCGGTGGGTACGGTATTGCCCTGCAGGTGCACCCCGGAATCAGCGGGATGTTTAAAAAGCGCGGGCTGCTGACCACAGTACTGGCGACTTGTAATTCCACTCCAAACCACCCGGGGTGTTACCACAAAAATGACGGCCGGGCAACGGTGTCCCCCGCAAAATTCTAAGCTATTAAAAGTCAAATGCATACGCGACCTTTTTTGGGTAATCGGCGCAAATTCCGCGCGTAAATGGTAGGGACTTTAGGTGTGATAAATCATTTTATGCCGCAGCGATAACGGCAGATGTTACAATCTGCCAGAGGTACAATGCCAAAAACTTTTCTATGAGTTTCGAAACACAGCAGGTTCACCAGGCTACGTTAGCAGCGATCATTGAAAGCTCGGACAACACTTTTATCAGTGCGGATCTGAAAAGCCTGTTAACAAGCTGGAACAGGGCTGCCGAACGTATGTCCGGTTACACAGCAAGAAATGACTGGGTCAGGACATTATTCCATTATTCCCCCTGAACGGTTGCGTGAACAAGATGAAATGATGGCAAGAGTACGCCGGGGCGGGCATACCCAACATTTCCAGACCGAATGTCGTACCAAATATGGCAAACGGCTACCTGCCATTGTCTCGATTTCAATGGTGAAGAACACGCTTGGCCAGGTAGTGGGGGTTTCCAAAATCGCACGTGCTATGTCCCGCGGGCAGCAAAATGAGGAACGTCTCCGCCATATCTTCGGACTCTCCGGCAACATCAATGCAAAAAAGGATGTCAATGCTATTTCCTCCAAAACCATCATCCGGCTAAACAGAATATGGCCGTAACAGGTCAACAGCGTAACTTTTAACAAGTTTTCTGACATGTTCCCCATGCTGACCAAAAAAGCAAACTGCATGAAAAAACTTTGCCTGCTTTTGTTGCTGCCCGCTACGCTGTGTGCCAGCGCCCAACAAAAAATTCTCATCACCAATGTCGTGATTTTTAACGGAAAAGATCAACAGCTTTTTCCTGGCCATGTGCTGGTCAGCGGCGACACCATCAGCCAGGTGTCCAAAGCGCCTATTTCTGTCACAGGAAAAACAGACGTAAAAGTCGTCGATGGAAAGGGAAAATTCCTGATGCCCGGACTGATCGATGCACACACCCATGTAATGATGGAGTCAATGAGCATGATGGAACTCCTGGCGAGCGACATTGGGTTCATCACCGTGACGGCTGTAAAGTCAGCAGAGCTGGACCTGATGCAGGGGTTTACTACTTTCAGGGATCTTGCCGGGCCTGCTTTTGGTTTGCAAAAAGCGATTGACCGGGGTCTGGTCCCCGGCCCGAGAATATACCCCAGCGGTGCCATGATCTCGCAGACATCGGGGCACGGGGATTTTTTGCTGCCCAACAGCGTACCGCGCGATTATGCTGCGATGCTTGATTTTACCGAGCGTTTCAACTTTGGCATGATCGCCGACGGGGCAGAGCAGGTGTTGAAGCGGGTGCGGGAACAGTTGCGGCTTGGCGCGACACAGGTAAAGCTGGCCGCCGGTGGCGGGGTGTCCTCTAATTTTGACCCGCTGGATGTGACACAGTTTACGGAGGAGGAAATGCGCGCCGCGGTAGAGGCTGCCGAAAACTGGGGTACCTATGTGACAGTACATGCCTACACGCCACGTGCGATTCAAATGGCCCTGCGTGCGGGTGTACGTTGTATCGACCATGCACAGCTGATGGATGAGGCCACCGCCAAAATGCTGGCAGAAAAAAAGGCCTGGCTGAGCCTGCAGCCATTCGTGGAAGACGGGTCCAGCAGTTTTGCGGAAGGCTCACCCAACCGTATCAAACAGTTGCAGATGAGGGCGGGAACCGACAGCGCCTACCTGCTCGCAAAAAAGTTTAGGATCCCCACCGCTTTTGGAACGGATTGCCTGTTTGACCGGGCAGCCGCAGCACGCCGCGCCGTGAATTTAACCAGGCTTACACGCTGGTACACTCCCTATGAAATTCTGCAGATGGCCACTTCCGGTAATGCCGGGCTGCTGGCCATGTCCGGACCCAGAAATCCCTATCCCAAACCACTGGGCGTTATTGAACAAGGTGCTTATGCAGACATCCTCCTGGTCGACGGTAACCCGCTTGAACAAATTGACATACTGGAGCAGTATGACAAAAAATTGCTGCTGATCATGAAAGACGGCGTGATCTATAAAAATCTTTTGCAGTAATAGTTTCCTGTATACAGCAGGAGCATCGAGTGGTTCATTGTCTCCCTCATAAGATGCGCAATGGCCTTTGCACGGGGCGGGTTTTGTCAGGGGAACATGACAGGGAAGCGGGTCAGACAGTTGTCGTGTCGCAGGTTGAGTCGCCGGATCATACGCTGGCATCAATTTGGTCTTGTAATGCAGCAGGGTAATTAAAATCCGCACTCATGTTAACGAAACAACCGCTTTACGTAAAAATCCTCTCCGTCCTCCTGATCCTTTGTATTGTTTTCTACACTTTTTTTATTGCACAGGGGATAATCCTGCCACTCGGCTTTGCCTTCCTGATGGCTGTCTTATTATACCCGCTGGAAAAACTACTGGTAAAGATCCGTTTGCCGAGGGTGGCAGCGATTATCGTGGCACTCCTGGTTGCCAGCCTGACCGCTTTCCTGGTCGTCGCGCTGATCTCATACCAGCTCGCATCATTCCTGGATGACCTGCCGGGAATCAAAAAAAACCTGAATGACTTTTTCGTGAACGCACAGTCGTGGCTGGATAAAACTTTTCATATCAGCAAACGACAACAGGACATTGCCATCAGCGATGCAGGAAAAAATACGCTGACCTCTGCCAAAGCCGCAGCGGGCAGTACGCTTGGGGCGCTGACGACTTCCCTTGGGAATCTGCTCCTGTTACCCATTTACACTTTTCTGCTGATGTATTACCGTGATCACCTGATACATTTTGTCCTTCGTTTGTTTGATGAAGGGGAGGAAAAGCGGGTCGCGCTGGTCATTTCGAAAATCAGGAAGGTCATTCAGCAGTATGTAACGGGCCTGCTGATGGAAACCGGCTGTGTGGCGGTGCTGAACTGTGTGGGATTGCTGCTGCTTGGTATTCCTTACGCCATCCTGCTCGGCGTTATTGGCGCGATATTAAACCTGATTCCTTATATCGGTGGCCTTGTCGCGCTGGTACTGACGGGTATCGTGACGCTCAGTAATACCGGGGACACCGGTAAAACCATAGGGAGTATCGCCGTTTATTTTGTAGTCCAGTTTATTGATAACAATTTCCTGGTGCCACGCATCATTGGCTCCAACGTGAAGCTGAATGCACTGGTATCCATCCTTGCAGTGCTGATCGGCGGAGCGCTCTGCGGGGTGGGAGGGATGTTTTTGAGTTTACCCTTTGTTGCGGTGTTGAAAGTTATCTTCGAAAACGTTGACTCGCTGAAACCATGGGGTCTGTTGCTCGGTGACGAAACCGATGCGCGCTGGATAAAAAGAAGGAAAGGTCCGGAGCTTGCCGGCACCGGGGCGGACCAGACCCCGAAATAAACGGGACAGCGCAGTGTACCCACCGATGAGTGTCTCCGGGAGCAACAATGCCGGGTGGAGGTCTGCACCCCATCTGCGGGTACGAGGCAGGTGTTATTACAGCACGGTTACACCCCGAAAGTTATAGCAGGGTTGCATTACCCCGACCTGTATTTTGATGGCTGTGACCAGTTTGATAAAGATCTGCATGCATTAAAAAGTGGGGGAGTATACATACCATCGAGAAACTGTGTGCTGCCATGGCACGGACATTTATTCTGGTAGGTGATGAAAATAAATATACTGCCAGGCTGACCAATACTTATCCTGTCGTGCTGGAAGTGTTGCCGCAGGCCCGCACTTATGTACCCATAGCCATAAAGGGGTTGTTTGCGGATACGGTGATCAATTACCGTCACACAAACGGAGGCCGGTATACCCGCACGCAAAACAACAATTTGCTCCTGTATGTCTGGTTTGCTCAAATGCCGGAACCTGCACTGTTGGATATTCAGTTAAACCGGATCACACGTGTGGTGGAAACTTCTTTATTCTATAACCTGGCAAACAAAGCCATCAGAGCAGGAGCCGGCGGCATAACAGTTTTGCAAAAAGAGGGTCATATTGTTGAGCAGACATGCTACGGCAGGATGCCCTGAATGACAGCAAATACCGCGGCCGGCAGGATGATATCATCAGGCAGAAACCAGCGTTTTCAGGCTAAAGGAGGCCTGACTCAAAACAAGCAACGGCTGCCTGGCCAGGAGGGCGCTGTTTCATTGAATCATGCGTTGCTGAGATTACTGACAGGCACTGAAGATTTTGGTATGCTGAATGCTTTGTTTGCGCATCTGTCTGCTGTATAAATTGCCTACACAAATTTGATCATTTTCGCCAGGTCACGGAAATAGTCCGGGGACCAGATATCCAGCTTTTGGTAATCTTTGATAAACGGCACGACATCTTCTTTCACCTGGTCCATGGAGACTGAACTGATCCTGTCATTGAGTACCTGAAAGAATGCTTCTTTACTCATGGTATCGGCGGACCAGTTTCCGCTATCCTTCGCCCTTTTTGCCAGGTGTTCCAGGTGTAACGGGATACTTTTCCGGACATACCATTCCATATCATACCAGTCCCTGCCTTTGACACGGTTGGCCCATTTCCGGAAAAGCAAAGCATGCATCTTGCCGGCAAACAAATCCGGCAACCGGTAGCATTTGGTATAGAAGGAGAAGGGCTTTACGAGCAGCTTCTCTTCTGTCTGAAACCCCAATGGCGGTTTCTTGTCAACTTCCAGTTTGATCCTGATGATGGCGTTGAGCTTATCAGGCTTTTCCTGCGGAACGATCCCTTTCAACGTGATCTCCTGCCAGGCAGTGTCCGGTTTTAAAAACGCGGACTCCACATTGCTTTGCTTTGTTTTTTCCTTTTTGGTGATCGTGACCTCCATACCCAGCGCTGCCAGTTCCCTTGCCATTCCGTTGAGGTAAGGCTGCAGGGAAAAATCAGGATTTACTTCCAGCAAAGAGAAGTCAAGGTCCTCCGAAAACCGGTCCAGTCCGTGAAAGATCCGTAAGGCCGTGCCACCGTAAAATGCGGCCACTTCAAAAAAACGGCTTCGCTGCAAACCGGCCAGTGCGATCTCCTGCATGATTTCCCGCAGCGCCTGCTGTGCCTCCTCCTTATTTCGGGGTTGATATTCTTCCAGCCATTCCCTGATCATAGTGCCTCCAGTGTTTTTATCAGCATGCGTAAACTGTTTTGCTTAGCCGCATCCGGGAGCCAGGAGCGGATCATCTCCCTGTCTAAAGTCCGCAAAGGTTCGCGTTCCATGCGCAGGTCCTCTTCTAAAAAAAATTGTGTCTGGCTGACACTGCGAAGCAGTACACCTGTTCTGGTAAGGATCACATCACATAGTGCCTTTTCGGGACCGGCTATCAGTGCCGTTTGATCCTTTGCCAATACCACGCGCCTGATACCAAAACTATAATAGGGCAGTCTTGTTTTGAAGTACCGGAAGAGCCCCGCCGCTGTGCGGAAAGTTCTGGTGGAACCTGTCGTCATCGAACCAATAGCGGTTACCCGTTCGGGGATCAGTCCCCAATGGGAAAGCGCTGCCTCCAGCGACACATAACTTGGTCCGTAAATATGATTTGCCAGGTTAAAAAGGGAAGGCTTTGCATCCTGCAGCGCGTCGCCCGTTATGTATAAGCCCCGCTTTATCCGGGTGAGCATATGTTGCTTTTCCAGCTCCTGTATCTTATTATGCGGGCGCAGGTAATCTTTCAGCAGATCCATCAGGATGCTCATACTGATTGCCTGTCCCTTATATGGCTGCAATGCCTGTTCGATCGTCATGACATGTCATTTTTTGAACAGATAATTGGATAAAATCCAATTATCTGTTGTAAAATTAGCACATTATTGTTATTTATATGCAGATACTGTGATTATGTTACAATATCTGTCAAAATTTTTACAGGCATTGTTTTTCGCAACATGCAAGCAGGTTGTTTCGTTGACCTTAATGTTCCGGCAGTAATGGCAGCTATCTGTGCCCTGCGGGGGTAAATCAATGTCTGGACCATACCTGCAAAAAGCCGCATCTGATTTCCCCCGGAACACAGGCAGTAATAAACACCGGGCATGCTGGTGCAGCGCTGAAGCAGCCACCAGCAAATTTTTTTTGGGAGGAGAAGATGTTTTACCTTAGCTTTGTCTAACGGTGTTAAATTATTTTACACCTAAAATTTAAATGGCAAGTAAAGAACGCATTCAAAGATTAAAGGACGAAACCAGGTGTAATATACTGTCTGCCAGTCTTGACATCGTTAAAGAGGAGGGATGGCCTGCCCTCAGTATGCGTAAAATTGCTGATAAGATAGAATATACAGCGCCTATTATCTACGAATATTTTGGTAACAAAGATGCTATTTTAATAGAGCTTACCCGAATGGGCTACGTAAAACTTTCCAGGCTATTGGTGGAAGCACAAAGTAAATTTACTACGCCTGAAGAACAGCTCGAAGCAATGTGGCTGGCTTACTGGAATTTTGCTTTTGCTGAAAAAGAGCTCTACCAGGTGATGTATGGTGTGGAAATGAACTGTTGTGCAGGTTTTGAAAGCGACTGCCCGGATGTAAAAGGCCCATCAGAAATGCTTTGGAATAAGATTGAAGAAATCACTCCCGTACAAAAACGTACCGAGGAATATGTTGATACCAAGTATTTTACGTTTTGGTCAGTCGTACATGGGCTGATTTCTATCAATTTAACAAGGCAACTGGTATCGGATGAAATTAACCGGCAAGTATTAAAGGACGCAATCAGCGGTATTATTAATGCTATAAAAAACTAATTTTTTTTTGCGTAAGGATTTAACGCTGTTAAATGATTTAATAACGTTTGAACTCGCAACCTGTTATTTAATATCGCAGGTTACTTAGATCCGGAACAGAAACAACAGGCACAGCAAACTGATCTTTTATACTTAACAGCATGAAAGCTGTTTTTTTTAAACTATTTACTTAACACTGTTAAACAATTGAATCGCGTTATGAACAAGCTAAAAAACTATGCAGCTTACGGATTATTCTTATACCTGGTATCCTGTGCAAGCAATGCCATGAATACCCCACCACCTCCACCTGCATTGCCCGTTGTAAAATTAGATACCGGCTCTGTTATCACCTGGCAGGAATATCCTGCTAACGTACAAGGCACAACAAATGTTGACATACGCCCCCAGGTGAGTGGTTACCTCGAAAAGATCTACGTAGAAGACGGCGCTTATGTTACCAAAGGCCAGCCTTTATTCCGTATCAACAGTTCGGAATACGGACAGTACAGCAATACCGCTGCTGCCAACATCCAGTCTGCAAATGGCGCAGTGGAGAAGGCAAAAGTTGAAGTTGAAAGATTACAACCTTTGGTGGCTAATAAAGTGATTGCCGAAGTACAATTAAAAACGGCCCTTGCAAACCTTCATGAAGCGGAAGCTGCTTATCAAAGAGCAGTAAGCGATAAACGCAGCGCAGATATTACACTCGGCTACACCCTTATTACAGCGCCTGTAAACGGCTATGTTGGTCACATCAACTTTAAACAGGGCAGCCTTATTGGTAAAGGAGAATTGGAACCATTAACTGTACTGAGCGAAGTGAATGATGTACATGCATACTTCTCCATGAGCGAAGCTGAGTTTTACAGTTTCTTCGCCAACATCGAAGGCAAAACTGCCGCGGAAAAAATTGCGCATATTCCTGCCGTTGAACTGAAACTAGCCGATAACAGTATTTACCACACAAAAGGAAAAGTAGAACTCGTGCAGGGTCAGTTTGACCGTAGTTCGGGCAGTATAGCATTCAGGGCAGTATTTGCAAACCAGGACAGGCTGTTGCGGTCAGGTATCACCGGTAAAATCCGCATTCCGTTTGCTCAGCA
This DNA window, taken from Panacibacter microcysteis, encodes the following:
- a CDS encoding AI-2E family transporter; the protein is MLTKQPLYVKILSVLLILCIVFYTFFIAQGIILPLGFAFLMAVLLYPLEKLLVKIRLPRVAAIIVALLVASLTAFLVVALISYQLASFLDDLPGIKKNLNDFFVNAQSWLDKTFHISKRQQDIAISDAGKNTLTSAKAAAGSTLGALTTSLGNLLLLPIYTFLLMYYRDHLIHFVLRLFDEGEEKRVALVISKIRKVIQQYVTGLLMETGCVAVLNCVGLLLLGIPYAILLGVIGAILNLIPYIGGLVALVLTGIVTLSNTGDTGKTIGSIAVYFVVQFIDNNFLVPRIIGSNVKLNALVSILAVLIGGALCGVGGMFLSLPFVAVLKVIFENVDSLKPWGLLLGDETDARWIKRRKGPELAGTGADQTPK
- a CDS encoding efflux RND transporter periplasmic adaptor subunit, which codes for MNKLKNYAAYGLFLYLVSCASNAMNTPPPPPALPVVKLDTGSVITWQEYPANVQGTTNVDIRPQVSGYLEKIYVEDGAYVTKGQPLFRINSSEYGQYSNTAAANIQSANGAVEKAKVEVERLQPLVANKVIAEVQLKTALANLHEAEAAYQRAVSDKRSADITLGYTLITAPVNGYVGHINFKQGSLIGKGELEPLTVLSEVNDVHAYFSMSEAEFYSFFANIEGKTAAEKIAHIPAVELKLADNSIYHTKGKVELVQGQFDRSSGSIAFRAVFANQDRLLRSGITGKIRIPFAQQNKLLVPEEATYELQDKVYVFAVGDSNKVVSREISIKGKSNGNYIVDKGVENGETIVFSGLQRLRDGAVITPQRISFDSVLNTTVAKQ
- a CDS encoding ribose-5-phosphate isomerase A, which codes for MKKWGSIHTIEKLCAAMARTFILVGDENKYTARLTNTYPVVLEVLPQARTYVPIAIKGLFADTVINYRHTNGGRYTRTQNNNLLLYVWFAQMPEPALLDIQLNRITRVVETSLFYNLANKAIRAGAGGITVLQKEGHIVEQTCYGRMP
- a CDS encoding metal-dependent hydrolase family protein, with the protein product MKKLCLLLLLPATLCASAQQKILITNVVIFNGKDQQLFPGHVLVSGDTISQVSKAPISVTGKTDVKVVDGKGKFLMPGLIDAHTHVMMESMSMMELLASDIGFITVTAVKSAELDLMQGFTTFRDLAGPAFGLQKAIDRGLVPGPRIYPSGAMISQTSGHGDFLLPNSVPRDYAAMLDFTERFNFGMIADGAEQVLKRVREQLRLGATQVKLAAGGGVSSNFDPLDVTQFTEEEMRAAVEAAENWGTYVTVHAYTPRAIQMALRAGVRCIDHAQLMDEATAKMLAEKKAWLSLQPFVEDGSSSFAEGSPNRIKQLQMRAGTDSAYLLAKKFRIPTAFGTDCLFDRAAAARRAVNLTRLTRWYTPYEILQMATSGNAGLLAMSGPRNPYPKPLGVIEQGAYADILLVDGNPLEQIDILEQYDKKLLLIMKDGVIYKNLLQ
- a CDS encoding type IV toxin-antitoxin system AbiEi family antitoxin domain-containing protein, translating into MTIEQALQPYKGQAISMSILMDLLKDYLRPHNKIQELEKQHMLTRIKRGLYITGDALQDAKPSLFNLANHIYGPSYVSLEAALSHWGLIPERVTAIGSMTTGSTRTFRTAAGLFRYFKTRLPYYSFGIRRVVLAKDQTALIAGPEKALCDVILTRTGVLLRSVSQTQFFLEEDLRMEREPLRTLDREMIRSWLPDAAKQNSLRMLIKTLEAL
- a CDS encoding PAS domain S-box protein translates to MSFETQQVHQATLAAIIESSDNTFISADLKSLLTSWNRAAERMSGYTARNDWVRTLFHYSP
- a CDS encoding RteC domain-containing protein, with the protein product MLQQHRRMAAACLEMFERLMQYAQDKGFADSAEEIRFFKEMRPGPESDWMFHRDVSALLAAAPPVGSEQIYAYYQQALADIAAFFNRHGFLRTYLQSGQELLDDKLFTRCTVPGELADWGACLYADWPTARCSTVLAAFYAKEKVSAWIESYLQRRQGYNVTATGHTPVLQWTGSKAALVELLYALQQSGMLNGGKATIKDLADFFCDAFTVDLGNYYRSFQELRIRKKNRTSFLDDLKTRLIRYMDETDLNYNG
- a CDS encoding nucleotidyl transferase AbiEii/AbiGii toxin family protein — translated: MIREWLEEYQPRNKEEAQQALREIMQEIALAGLQRSRFFEVAAFYGGTALRIFHGLDRFSEDLDFSLLEVNPDFSLQPYLNGMARELAALGMEVTITKKEKTKQSNVESAFLKPDTAWQEITLKGIVPQEKPDKLNAIIRIKLEVDKKPPLGFQTEEKLLVKPFSFYTKCYRLPDLFAGKMHALLFRKWANRVKGRDWYDMEWYVRKSIPLHLEHLAKRAKDSGNWSADTMSKEAFFQVLNDRISSVSMDQVKEDVVPFIKDYQKLDIWSPDYFRDLAKMIKFV
- a CDS encoding TetR/AcrR family transcriptional regulator codes for the protein MASKERIQRLKDETRCNILSASLDIVKEEGWPALSMRKIADKIEYTAPIIYEYFGNKDAILIELTRMGYVKLSRLLVEAQSKFTTPEEQLEAMWLAYWNFAFAEKELYQVMYGVEMNCCAGFESDCPDVKGPSEMLWNKIEEITPVQKRTEEYVDTKYFTFWSVVHGLISINLTRQLVSDEINRQVLKDAISGIINAIKN
- a CDS encoding DUF5694 domain-containing protein — protein: MNIRQLIPAILFPLCYAVSLQGQPASIMIVGSDHLAQLYDSSHPNTDVFNRQRQAEIRTFVAAATQFRPDAVMVEVLPARQAELDSLYRLYAQDKLSFESLKDGRSEVYQLAFRIGRQSGLPVIFCVNAPGGTSQSILDNGDRIQLFKDEEQSVRRLVMEKMHALRADSLSLHDYLLFLNQPATYNRVYRLRYMTPARVTNGTFKNPDAMVDTAFIDKKYIGAELAAIYKTRDYKIYSNIVTTQLQTGAKKILLIIGAAHVGSLKSMFRDDPAFELADTEKILRSFRKSPGRP